From Roseburia hominis, the proteins below share one genomic window:
- the deoC gene encoding deoxyribose-phosphate aldolase, whose protein sequence is MKNADVRNMSKHDLGQFFECSHVSFNPKEKIIENCHKAIEYNLAGVYCNPYEVPIVKPIIEGSGLFLGMSLAFPRGIDLPDVKAYNAQKIQELGVTNIDFVINYRAAKEGHWDIIEEEVEKVRHAVPEAVLKMIVECCELNDEQLEKAVQIGIKNKVNYIKSNTGQLKGPTFHQIKMMADMVKETDTLLKVSGVQSPKPQNAFIYLLAGARRIGTQTPFEMLDGIDELREAGIFDSVQLDER, encoded by the coding sequence ATGAAAAACGCAGATGTAAGAAACATGAGTAAACATGATTTGGGACAATTCTTTGAATGTTCCCACGTGAGTTTTAATCCCAAGGAGAAGATAATTGAAAACTGTCATAAAGCTATTGAGTATAACCTTGCCGGAGTATATTGTAATCCTTACGAAGTTCCAATTGTAAAACCCATTATTGAGGGATCGGGTTTATTCCTTGGTATGAGTCTTGCATTTCCAAGAGGGATTGACCTTCCCGATGTAAAGGCATACAATGCGCAGAAAATTCAGGAGCTTGGCGTGACAAATATTGATTTTGTTATCAATTATCGAGCGGCCAAAGAGGGGCATTGGGATATTATTGAAGAGGAAGTAGAGAAAGTGAGACACGCCGTTCCGGAAGCAGTTTTAAAGATGATTGTTGAATGTTGTGAGCTAAACGATGAGCAGTTGGAAAAAGCTGTACAGATTGGCATTAAGAATAAGGTTAATTATATTAAATCTAATACTGGTCAATTAAAAGGTCCGACTTTCCATCAGATTAAGATGATGGCAGATATGGTGAAAGAGACAGACACGTTACTTAAAGTATCCGGTGTGCAGAGTCCGAAACCACAGAATGCATTTATTTATCTTCTGGCGGGGGCAAGAAGAATTGGCACACAGACTCCTTTTGAAATGCTTGACGGTATTGACGAACTGAGAGAGGCCGGTATTTTTGATTCTGTACAGCTTGATGAGCGGTAG
- a CDS encoding IS256 family transposase — protein MAVAKEQIRQIISENNINSVADVYALLKDSFKDILQELMEAELDATLGYEKNHKGDLSTGNKRNGYSTKNLKSQYGEFQIDVPRDRNGEFEPKLIPKYQRDISGIEEKVISLYARGMSTRDIHDQLQDLYGIELSAEMVSKITDKILPQVKEWQSRPLNPVYPFVFMDCIHYKVREDGRILSRAAYVVLGVTVEGYKDILSITVGANETSKFWLGMLNDLKNRGVKDVLFFCVDGLPGFKEAIQAVYPQAEIQRCIIHMLRNSFKYVNYNDLKKFSSDFKAVYNAPTEAAALSELDAIKEKWGKKYPYAISNWENNWEDLSSFFQFSNDIRRIMYTTNIIEGLNRQYRKVTKTKSVFPSDTALEKMLYLASENVVKKWTQRYRNWDQVLNQLIVLYGERLTDYL, from the coding sequence ATGGCAGTAGCAAAGGAACAAATTCGACAGATTATCTCAGAAAATAACATCAACAGCGTTGCAGATGTATATGCACTTCTCAAAGACAGTTTCAAAGACATCCTTCAGGAGCTTATGGAGGCTGAGTTGGATGCAACCCTCGGTTATGAAAAAAATCATAAAGGGGATTTGAGCACCGGCAATAAAAGAAATGGTTATTCTACGAAAAACCTGAAAAGTCAGTATGGTGAATTTCAAATTGATGTCCCGAGAGACCGCAATGGAGAGTTTGAGCCAAAACTGATTCCTAAATATCAACGGGACATTTCCGGGATTGAAGAAAAAGTGATTTCTTTATATGCCCGTGGTATGAGTACACGTGATATTCATGACCAGCTTCAGGATCTTTATGGAATTGAATTATCAGCAGAAATGGTCAGCAAGATTACTGATAAGATCCTCCCACAGGTCAAAGAATGGCAGTCTCGCCCTCTGAATCCGGTTTATCCTTTTGTTTTTATGGACTGCATCCATTACAAGGTCAGGGAAGACGGAAGAATCTTAAGCCGTGCTGCCTATGTGGTCCTTGGGGTTACTGTGGAAGGTTATAAAGATATCCTGAGCATTACAGTAGGTGCCAATGAGACCAGCAAGTTCTGGCTGGGGATGCTGAATGATCTGAAAAATCGTGGGGTAAAAGATGTTCTCTTTTTCTGTGTAGATGGGTTGCCAGGATTTAAAGAAGCAATACAGGCAGTCTATCCTCAGGCAGAGATCCAGAGATGTATCATCCATATGCTGCGTAATTCCTTCAAATATGTAAACTATAATGATTTAAAAAAATTTTCCTCCGATTTCAAAGCAGTATATAATGCCCCAACTGAAGCAGCAGCTTTGTCAGAGCTTGATGCCATTAAAGAAAAATGGGGAAAGAAATATCCCTATGCAATCAGTAACTGGGAAAACAACTGGGAAGATTTGAGTTCCTTTTTCCAGTTTTCAAATGATATCCGACGGATCATGTACACAACGAATATTATAGAGGGATTGAATCGGCAGTATCGGAAAGTCACGAAAACTAAAAGTGTATTCCCGAGCGATACGGCATTGGAAAAGATGTTATATCTTGCCAGTGAAAATGTAGTTAAGAAGTGGACACAGAGATATCGGAACTGGGATCAGGTATTGAATCAGCTGATTGTTTTATATGGAGAAAGGCTTACCGATTATCTGTAA
- a CDS encoding GntR family transcriptional regulator produces MEANFQLNMNEYLPLRDVVFNTLRQAILRGELKPGERLMEIQLANKLGVSRTPIREAIRKLELEGLVLMIPRRGAEVAEITEKNLMDVLEVRKALEELAAELACERISKEQIGELKVAAKEFEETLKSEDITRIAEADVRFHDIIFYATDNQRLITLLNNLREQMYRFRIEYLKHKEYYGQLIMEHEKIIELIEKKEKEQVCEVMGKHIDNQCYRVADFIRERR; encoded by the coding sequence ATGGAAGCAAATTTTCAGTTAAACATGAACGAGTATTTACCACTTAGAGATGTCGTGTTCAATACCCTGCGGCAGGCAATTCTGCGTGGGGAGTTAAAGCCGGGTGAGAGACTGATGGAGATTCAGCTTGCCAATAAGCTGGGCGTGAGCAGAACCCCGATCCGCGAGGCGATCAGGAAGCTGGAACTGGAAGGTCTGGTGCTGATGATTCCCAGGCGGGGCGCTGAGGTGGCGGAGATTACGGAAAAGAACCTGATGGACGTGCTTGAGGTGAGAAAGGCGTTGGAGGAACTGGCGGCGGAGCTTGCCTGCGAGCGGATCAGCAAGGAGCAGATCGGCGAACTTAAGGTGGCGGCAAAGGAATTTGAGGAGACACTGAAAAGCGAGGATATCACGAGGATTGCCGAGGCTGATGTGCGGTTTCACGATATCATCTTCTATGCGACGGATAATCAGAGACTGATTACGCTTCTGAATAACCTGCGGGAGCAGATGTACCGCTTCAGGATTGAGTATCTGAAGCATAAGGAATATTATGGACAGCTTATTATGGAGCATGAGAAGATTATTGAATTAATTGAGAAGAAGGAGAAGGAACAGGTTTGTGAGGTGATGGGGAAACATATTGATAATCAGTGTTATCGGGTGGCGGATTTTATTCGGGAGAGGAGATAA
- a CDS encoding GntR family transcriptional regulator: MLERNTPKPLYQQLKGILMDEIEAGKWEPNEKIPSENELSSLYGLSRMTARAVVSDLVKEGLLYRVQGKGTFVSEKILTLSPSYVGIREQLEQMGYEVKTRIVECKTIKSTGKIAKNLDLLFGDSVFMIKRIRYIEDAPISLHVSYINEKYREKLSEDLLEREQLCVILNEEYGLTRQKVSETLESIIATKEEGSLLEVEAGHPLLLLEDVIYDTNNVPYEYTKVLFRGDKIKIKLQYD; the protein is encoded by the coding sequence ATGTTAGAAAGAAATACGCCAAAACCGCTATATCAGCAGTTGAAAGGTATTCTGATGGATGAAATTGAGGCTGGAAAATGGGAACCAAATGAAAAAATCCCTTCGGAGAACGAGTTGAGTTCGCTATATGGACTGAGCAGAATGACTGCGCGTGCTGTGGTATCCGACTTGGTCAAAGAGGGTCTTTTATACCGTGTTCAGGGCAAAGGGACTTTTGTCAGTGAAAAGATTCTTACTTTGAGTCCATCCTACGTTGGAATACGTGAACAACTGGAACAAATGGGATATGAAGTAAAAACCCGGATTGTAGAATGCAAGACTATTAAAAGCACTGGTAAGATTGCCAAAAATCTTGATCTTTTATTTGGGGATTCCGTATTTATGATTAAGCGTATTCGTTATATAGAAGACGCCCCGATTAGCCTTCATGTATCCTACATAAATGAGAAGTATAGAGAAAAACTTTCGGAGGATTTGTTGGAAAGAGAGCAGCTTTGCGTCATTCTAAATGAGGAGTATGGTCTCACCAGACAAAAAGTGTCAGAGACTTTGGAGTCTATTATCGCGACAAAAGAAGAAGGAAGTTTGCTCGAAGTAGAGGCCGGCCATCCTCTATTACTTTTAGAAGATGTTATATATGATACTAATAATGTGCCTTACGAATATACTAAGGTGCTTTTCAGAGGCGACAAGATTAAGATTAAATTACAGTATGATTAA
- a CDS encoding TIGR00366 family protein — protein sequence MEKQKKGKIEKLSDFFERVLPDSITIAFILMIVVIILAIVLTGAPLITSTEDQLSIVDSIGKNFWNLLAFSMQMCLASILGTVVAKSPPASKILGKVCAVPNSLLACYLFSCILSGVLSWIHWAVGWFGCIVIAKQIMVQAHNKGLKIHAPHFVATTFIICLMMGQGPSASQIAFGATPGYLKSLVDPATAAGLKDYYTIIEVACQPQAIITELLAAALMFIVLYKMKPKEDAKFFDGMTKERLIDYTATPDLAVDKSTLAKRLSNSAVIGVLMGVLFLVYAIKGLITNGFAGFGINEFNMILFGLCLVLCLRPRIFGELFKESVTSVWGFIVQFPIYAAIFGVMTGTGLDSVISNAFLTIASARTWPSIAYVYSAFLNIFVPSGGSKFIIEAPYIIPITQQLNVDIKTILMSYGFGDNSTNMLTPFWWIAPCGMAKIDYHKVMPYAVVACGVSVVYFIIAMFFWV from the coding sequence ATGGAGAAACAAAAGAAAGGTAAGATAGAGAAGCTCAGCGATTTTTTTGAGAGAGTGCTGCCTGATTCCATAACAATTGCATTTATACTTATGATTGTTGTTATTATTTTAGCAATTGTCTTAACAGGTGCGCCGTTGATCACTTCAACTGAGGATCAATTGAGCATTGTTGATTCGATTGGTAAGAATTTCTGGAACCTGCTGGCCTTTAGTATGCAGATGTGTCTTGCGTCAATTTTAGGTACTGTTGTTGCAAAATCCCCACCGGCAAGCAAGATATTAGGTAAAGTATGTGCGGTGCCGAACAGTCTGCTGGCATGCTATCTCTTCTCCTGTATCTTATCAGGAGTGTTATCTTGGATTCACTGGGCAGTAGGTTGGTTTGGCTGTATCGTAATTGCAAAACAGATTATGGTTCAGGCGCATAATAAAGGATTAAAGATTCATGCTCCGCACTTTGTTGCTACCACTTTTATTATATGTCTTATGATGGGGCAGGGTCCATCTGCCAGCCAGATTGCTTTTGGAGCCACCCCCGGTTATTTGAAATCGTTGGTTGATCCGGCAACAGCAGCTGGATTGAAGGACTATTATACTATTATTGAAGTGGCTTGTCAGCCTCAGGCTATCATCACAGAATTACTGGCTGCTGCTTTAATGTTTATCGTTCTTTACAAAATGAAACCGAAGGAAGACGCAAAATTTTTTGATGGTATGACGAAGGAACGGTTAATTGATTATACTGCGACCCCTGATTTGGCTGTTGATAAATCTACTCTTGCTAAGAGATTGTCCAACAGTGCAGTGATTGGTGTGCTGATGGGAGTCCTCTTCCTGGTTTATGCAATAAAAGGACTTATAACCAACGGATTTGCGGGATTTGGCATCAACGAATTCAACATGATTCTGTTTGGATTGTGCTTAGTATTATGCTTGAGACCAAGAATTTTTGGTGAATTATTTAAAGAATCTGTAACAAGTGTATGGGGGTTTATAGTTCAGTTTCCTATTTATGCGGCGATTTTTGGTGTTATGACCGGAACTGGACTGGATTCAGTCATTTCCAATGCGTTCCTCACTATTGCCTCCGCTCGTACATGGCCAAGCATAGCGTATGTGTACAGCGCGTTCCTTAATATATTTGTGCCGTCAGGCGGTTCTAAATTTATTATTGAAGCGCCATATATTATTCCAATTACTCAACAGTTGAATGTTGACATAAAAACAATTTTAATGTCCTATGGATTCGGGGATAATTCTACAAATATGTTAACTCCATTCTGGTGGATTGCTCCATGTGGAATGGCAAAAATTGATTATCATAAAGTAATGCCATATGCGGTAGTAGCTTGCGGGGTTAGCGTTGTATATTTTATCATTGCTATGTTCTTCTGGGTATAA
- a CDS encoding cation diffusion facilitator family transporter: protein MTDLLVRLFVKDYKDTEKVSVRTAYGVLASMVGIFCNVVLSLAKMAVGLVLHSVSVTADAFNNLSDAGSSIIGLVGVKMAEKPADEEHPFGHGRIEYIAALIVAFLVIEVGFTFFKDSIAKIREPQELKFQVVSVCILVLSIGVKLWLGLFNRKLGKRIDSQVMMATAADSMGDVVTTSATILSLLFFQITGRNIDGFVGLGVSLVVMWAGIGIAKDTLEPLIGAPVTKEEYRRIKKFVEQYDGIVGSHDLIIHNYGPGRSMASIHAEVPNDVSIEHSHEIIDRIEREAAKELEMFLVIHMDPIETRDEKVLKIRRQTEEVVARLDAKCSIHDFRMVDGEEQINLIFDLVVPWGYSADEENALMMKVMEEVQKIDPRYQCVITLEQSYVSE, encoded by the coding sequence ATGACAGATTTATTAGTCAGATTATTTGTAAAGGATTATAAGGATACGGAAAAGGTGTCTGTCCGTACTGCTTACGGTGTGTTGGCGAGTATGGTAGGCATCTTTTGTAATGTGGTTTTATCACTGGCGAAGATGGCGGTAGGGTTGGTGCTTCACAGCGTCTCGGTCACGGCAGATGCATTTAACAACCTGTCGGATGCGGGTTCTTCGATCATCGGGCTTGTGGGAGTGAAGATGGCGGAGAAGCCGGCGGACGAGGAGCATCCCTTCGGGCATGGGCGAATTGAGTATATCGCTGCGCTGATCGTGGCCTTTCTGGTCATTGAGGTGGGATTTACCTTTTTCAAAGATTCGATCGCGAAGATCCGGGAGCCACAGGAACTGAAATTTCAGGTGGTATCCGTGTGCATTCTGGTTCTTTCGATTGGAGTGAAGCTGTGGCTGGGATTGTTTAACCGGAAACTGGGGAAACGGATCGACTCCCAGGTGATGATGGCGACAGCGGCAGATTCCATGGGAGATGTAGTTACCACGTCCGCCACAATTTTATCCCTGCTGTTTTTCCAGATCACAGGCAGGAATATTGACGGTTTTGTGGGACTTGGAGTATCGTTGGTGGTTATGTGGGCCGGTATCGGTATTGCGAAAGATACGCTGGAACCTCTGATCGGTGCGCCGGTCACGAAGGAAGAATACAGGAGAATCAAGAAATTTGTAGAACAATATGATGGGATTGTGGGAAGCCACGATCTGATCATTCATAATTACGGGCCGGGGAGGAGCATGGCGAGTATCCATGCGGAGGTGCCGAATGATGTTTCGATTGAGCATTCCCATGAGATTATTGACCGCATCGAGAGGGAGGCTGCAAAAGAACTGGAGATGTTTTTGGTGATACATATGGACCCGATCGAGACCCGGGACGAGAAGGTACTGAAGATCAGGCGACAGACAGAGGAGGTTGTGGCACGCCTGGATGCGAAGTGCAGTATCCACGATTTCCGAATGGTGGACGGAGAGGAGCAGATCAATCTGATCTTCGATTTGGTAGTTCCCTGGGGGTACTCTGCGGACGAGGAAAATGCTCTGATGATGAAGGTGATGGAGGAAGTGCAGAAAATAGATCCGCGTTATCAGTGCGTGATTACTTTGGAACAGAGTTATGTTTCTGAGTAA
- the spoIIR gene encoding stage II sporulation protein R encodes MQYREVYLPDEVDQIRRRDRVFPGKKSVICLVAAVLMAGVLTGSVVHGQRVSERVKKTQEDLAGEVFRFHVLANSDSEEDQALKMRVKEAVISYMEEELPEAESAEETKEWARAHVEDIEEVAGDVIHEEGYGYAVKAKVTECEFPDKTYGDVTFPAGRYEALRIEIGEGEGHNWWCVLYPNLCFLDCVHAIVPEEGKEELKEVLTDEEYEMVTAGTKFRIKCFFLGE; translated from the coding sequence TTGCAGTATAGAGAAGTTTATTTGCCGGATGAGGTGGATCAGATCAGGAGAAGAGATAGGGTTTTTCCGGGGAAGAAGAGTGTGATTTGTTTGGTGGCGGCGGTTTTGATGGCGGGGGTTTTGACGGGGAGTGTGGTGCATGGGCAGAGAGTCTCGGAGAGGGTGAAGAAGACGCAGGAGGATTTGGCCGGGGAGGTGTTTCGGTTTCATGTGCTGGCTAATAGTGACAGTGAGGAGGACCAGGCGCTGAAAATGCGTGTGAAGGAGGCGGTGATTTCTTATATGGAAGAGGAACTTCCGGAGGCGGAATCGGCGGAAGAGACGAAGGAATGGGCCAGGGCGCATGTGGAAGATATAGAAGAGGTTGCGGGAGATGTGATTCATGAAGAGGGATATGGATATGCGGTGAAAGCGAAGGTTACAGAATGTGAATTCCCGGATAAAACGTATGGAGATGTGACATTTCCGGCGGGGAGGTATGAGGCGCTTCGGATTGAGATTGGAGAAGGAGAGGGGCATAATTGGTGGTGTGTGTTGTATCCTAATCTTTGCTTCCTGGATTGTGTACATGCGATTGTGCCGGAGGAAGGAAAGGAGGAGCTGAAAGAGGTGCTCACGGATGAGGAATACGAGATGGTCACGGCGGGGACTAAGTTCAGGATTAAGTGTTTTTTCCTGGGGGAATAG
- a CDS encoding DUF805 domain-containing protein — MNLLKQFWKRAFDYNGVISRKDFLLTIAVNVLIFTWLNVTALLFAVLDSQSGGILLTIGGSFAYLGTAYLILQIFPMIALIIRRLHDHNEKWWIILLGVHPIGFIFLTVILFMGTVTEGNRWRQMDIQKGLLI, encoded by the coding sequence GTGAATTTGCTTAAACAATTTTGGAAGAGAGCATTTGATTATAATGGAGTAATATCCAGAAAAGACTTTCTCTTAACCATTGCGGTAAATGTGCTAATATTTACGTGGTTGAACGTAACGGCATTACTGTTTGCAGTACTGGATTCTCAAAGTGGGGGAATCTTGTTAACGATAGGCGGGAGTTTTGCATACTTGGGAACAGCCTATCTGATATTACAGATATTCCCGATGATTGCGCTCATTATACGCCGACTTCACGACCACAATGAAAAATGGTGGATAATTTTATTGGGAGTGCATCCTATCGGCTTTATCTTTTTGACTGTCATATTATTCATGGGGACTGTGACGGAAGGAAATCGCTGGAGGCAGATGGATATTCAAAAAGGATTACTTATATAA
- the ispE gene encoding 4-(cytidine 5'-diphospho)-2-C-methyl-D-erythritol kinase — protein sequence MEKLELKALGKINLGLDVLGRRENGYHDVRMVMQTLYLYDNVTLIKKSQPGIEVETNLHFLPKDENNIAWKAAQLLMEEFQIRDGIKIILDKHIPVAAGMAGGSSNAAAVLYGMNRMFSLGLSEKELMNRGVKLGADVPYCIMRGTVLAEGIGEQLTALPPLPRCQILIAKPPISVSTKMVYDKLDSKEITEHPDIDGILEGLAQKDIRMVAASMGNVLEKVTIEAYPVIARIKESMMHSGAMGAMMSGSGPTVFGLFEDRRSARKAAEQIKSKGLAKQVYIAGVHNVKREYKRR from the coding sequence ATGGAAAAATTGGAGCTGAAAGCACTGGGGAAGATTAATCTGGGTCTGGACGTACTTGGGAGACGTGAGAACGGATACCATGATGTACGTATGGTAATGCAGACATTGTATCTGTATGATAATGTGACTTTGATCAAAAAGTCCCAGCCGGGTATTGAGGTCGAAACCAATCTGCATTTCCTGCCCAAGGATGAAAATAATATTGCCTGGAAAGCGGCGCAGCTATTGATGGAGGAATTTCAGATCCGGGACGGAATCAAAATTATTCTGGATAAGCATATTCCGGTAGCTGCCGGAATGGCAGGCGGAAGTTCCAATGCGGCGGCGGTGCTGTATGGAATGAATCGGATGTTCTCTTTGGGGCTTTCCGAGAAGGAATTGATGAACCGTGGGGTGAAGCTGGGAGCAGACGTTCCGTATTGTATCATGCGTGGTACGGTGCTGGCGGAAGGGATCGGCGAACAGCTTACCGCGCTGCCGCCTTTGCCAAGGTGTCAGATTCTGATCGCGAAGCCGCCGATCAGCGTGTCGACGAAGATGGTCTATGACAAGCTGGATTCCAAGGAGATTACGGAGCATCCGGATATTGACGGGATTCTGGAAGGACTGGCACAGAAAGATATCCGGATGGTCGCTGCATCGATGGGGAATGTGCTGGAGAAGGTGACGATCGAAGCGTATCCGGTCATTGCAAGGATTAAGGAGAGCATGATGCACTCCGGTGCTATGGGCGCCATGATGAGTGGAAGCGGGCCGACCGTGTTCGGGCTTTTTGAGGACAGGCGGTCAGCGAGGAAAGCAGCGGAGCAGATAAAAAGTAAGGGCCTTGCAAAGCAGGTATACATTGCAGGAGTGCATAATGTGAAACGGGAGTACAAAAGGAGATAA
- a CDS encoding GntR family transcriptional regulator, which translates to MTEDFSSLINRNSSRNLSRQLEDIFRDYINEGKWKPDTLIPSEAVLSKCFGVSRATVRAALISMEQDKLLYRIQGKGTAVLSKQLSSSIPVAGLRRAIHKAGLENNEKLNVLLCEKRKAPDDVAKKLNIPVNDAVIYVERTSILAVSKEPRSLQYIYIPEKIADVINLSEIRNHFFHELFERAGIYMCKTKEWLSVSGTTPHESECLKVNLHTPSFVIEELRFNQNKVPYYYMKIIRPSGSLKFEFSSVQDEWEK; encoded by the coding sequence ATGACAGAAGATTTTTCAAGTTTAATTAACCGGAATTCCAGCAGGAACCTGAGCAGACAGCTGGAGGATATATTTCGTGATTATATAAATGAAGGAAAGTGGAAACCGGATACTCTTATTCCATCGGAAGCTGTGTTAAGCAAATGTTTTGGCGTGAGCAGAGCTACAGTCCGCGCAGCTTTAATCAGTATGGAGCAAGATAAACTGTTGTACCGTATTCAGGGGAAGGGGACGGCAGTGCTGTCAAAGCAGCTTAGTAGCAGTATTCCTGTTGCAGGACTACGGAGAGCAATTCATAAAGCAGGATTGGAAAACAATGAAAAGCTTAATGTGTTGTTGTGTGAAAAAAGAAAGGCGCCAGATGACGTTGCCAAAAAACTGAATATACCGGTAAACGATGCAGTGATTTATGTGGAACGTACCAGTATTCTTGCAGTTTCTAAAGAGCCGCGTTCACTTCAATATATTTATATTCCTGAGAAAATAGCGGATGTTATTAATTTGTCAGAGATAAGGAACCATTTTTTTCATGAACTTTTCGAAAGGGCAGGAATCTACATGTGCAAAACAAAAGAGTGGCTTAGTGTCTCTGGAACGACTCCACATGAATCAGAATGTCTGAAGGTTAATTTGCACACGCCTTCTTTTGTTATTGAGGAGTTGCGTTTTAATCAAAACAAAGTACCATATTATTACATGAAGATAATCCGCCCCAGTGGAAGCTTGAAGTTTGAATTTTCTTCTGTTCAGGATGAGTGGGAAAAGTAG
- a CDS encoding FGGY family carbohydrate kinase yields MGKYLVGIDEGTTGCKTCVFDLEGNLMGMSYSEYSCIYPKPGYVEQKPEEVLSKLFATCKEAIENSGIDANNILAMGLSTISNSFSIMDENENLLHDFVVWNDIRVTELEIKTLKENFSPEEHYHTTGRPITTGNAGIAKFLWFQNHEPEKWSKVSRICCTQDYYLKQFGADGYYVDDTSASRMAATDIIKHQWSEKHLKLAGLEGVQMPEIVVEPGKIVGTIKEEISIKTGLPVGCKICLGAIDQNCSTFGGGLVESGSAVMVIGTFGSCFIASNQPAYDPNMKLVVKENHGMGNYTVEGMSSAAGSAFRWYRDTCCQDEVTLAAASGKDVYDLIVEGAKESPIGANGVFFLPYLQGVSAKQDYNARGTFLGMTLKNDHNDMSRAVLEGVCFEMLDIVNAERAAGIPLSSIRIVGGASKSDFWCQMFADIIQVPFEVVNSTETGCLGAAMYAGIALGIYESCSDAVKKAVVVSKIFYPDERKAEEYQRVFDKWKNAYEALKDGFYMEADSEEERK; encoded by the coding sequence ATGGGCAAATATTTAGTAGGTATTGATGAGGGGACAACAGGATGTAAAACATGCGTATTCGATTTAGAAGGTAATCTTATGGGGATGTCCTACAGTGAGTATTCGTGTATATATCCAAAACCTGGCTATGTAGAGCAAAAACCGGAGGAAGTATTATCAAAACTGTTCGCTACTTGCAAAGAAGCCATTGAAAACTCCGGGATAGATGCGAATAACATATTAGCGATGGGGTTGTCAACAATTTCAAATTCATTCAGTATCATGGATGAGAATGAAAATTTACTGCATGATTTTGTAGTGTGGAATGATATTCGTGTTACGGAATTGGAGATTAAAACGTTGAAGGAGAATTTCTCTCCGGAGGAACACTATCATACGACTGGGAGACCTATTACAACAGGAAATGCCGGTATCGCCAAATTCCTATGGTTCCAAAATCATGAGCCGGAAAAGTGGTCGAAAGTTTCCAGAATCTGTTGCACTCAGGATTACTATCTAAAGCAGTTCGGTGCGGACGGCTATTATGTGGATGACACTTCTGCTTCACGGATGGCTGCAACTGATATTATAAAGCATCAGTGGTCGGAAAAACATCTTAAACTTGCTGGGCTTGAAGGCGTTCAGATGCCGGAGATTGTTGTAGAACCGGGAAAAATAGTTGGGACAATAAAAGAAGAGATATCGATTAAGACAGGCCTGCCGGTAGGCTGCAAGATTTGTTTGGGGGCTATTGACCAAAATTGCAGTACCTTTGGCGGTGGTTTGGTGGAAAGCGGATCTGCAGTTATGGTGATTGGTACTTTTGGAAGTTGTTTTATTGCATCTAATCAACCAGCATATGATCCCAATATGAAGCTGGTAGTAAAAGAAAACCATGGCATGGGTAATTATACTGTAGAAGGAATGTCAAGTGCGGCTGGTTCGGCATTCAGATGGTACAGGGATACTTGCTGTCAAGATGAAGTTACTCTTGCAGCAGCTTCAGGAAAAGATGTTTACGACCTTATTGTGGAGGGGGCTAAGGAATCGCCGATCGGAGCTAATGGTGTTTTTTTCCTTCCATATCTTCAGGGAGTATCGGCGAAGCAGGATTATAATGCGCGTGGCACATTTCTTGGCATGACATTAAAGAATGACCACAACGATATGAGCCGTGCCGTATTGGAAGGAGTTTGCTTTGAGATGCTTGACATTGTCAATGCAGAGAGGGCAGCAGGAATTCCTTTATCCAGTATAAGGATTGTCGGCGGAGCGTCGAAAAGTGATTTTTGGTGCCAGATGTTTGCAGATATTATTCAGGTGCCATTTGAGGTGGTTAATTCTACGGAGACGGGGTGCCTTGGGGCCGCAATGTATGCCGGTATCGCCTTGGGGATATATGAGTCCTGCAGTGATGCGGTGAAGAAAGCGGTAGTTGTAAGCAAGATATTTTATCCGGATGAGAGAAAGGCAGAAGAATATCAGAGAGTATTTGATAAATGGAAAAACGCCTATGAAGCGTTAAAGGATGGTTTCTATATGGAAGCCGATAGTGAGGAAGAGAGGAAATGA